A single region of the Oncorhynchus tshawytscha isolate Ot180627B unplaced genomic scaffold, Otsh_v2.0 Un_contig_18546_pilon_pilon, whole genome shotgun sequence genome encodes:
- the LOC121842770 gene encoding leucine-rich repeat-containing G-protein coupled receptor 5-like, whose amino-acid sequence MQDASEQPATTGSGRSPSEPQEPPVSSSGCQPHLQCSSGCFDGLQSLRHLWLDDNSLTEVPADALGALTSLQAMTLALNRITHIPDRAFTNLSSSWS is encoded by the exons ATGCAGGATGCTTCAGAACAACCAGCTACGACGGGTTCCGGGCGAAGCCCTTCAGAACCTCAGGAACCTCCAGTCTCT TCGTCTGGATGCCAACCACATCTCCAGTGTTCCTCGGGCTGCTTCGACGGCCTCCAGTCTCTACGTCACCTGTGGCTGGATGACAACTCCCTGACAGAGGTGCCAGCTGATGCCCTGGGGGCCCTGACCTCCCTGCAGGCCATGACCCTGGCTCTCAACAGAATCACACATATACCTGACCGGGCCTTCACTAACCTCTCCTCCTCGTGGTCCT